A stretch of DNA from Halorubrum sp. BOL3-1:
TTCTCGACGAGCAGGTGGGCGGTCGACCGGCGGTACGCGTCGACGAAGAAGCCGCGTCGCTGTCGGAGGACGCCCTCCGCGGACCGGATGCGCTCTTTGAGCTCCCACGCGGCGGTCGCGTAGTCGGACTCGCCGGGGGGATCGACCCGCTTTTCGACGTTGACGCTCACTGGGGTTACCTAACACGCCAGCGGAATATAACTCCACCGCCAGCGGGGACGATTTCCACCGCCAGCGTGGACCGTTGCGGGCGGGAGACTCTCCCTCGGCGGGTCGACGTCGGTCCGCGCCGGACCCGTGACCGAAACGGCCAATCCCGCGACCGAAACGTTTTGTCGCGGTCGCGCGTGGTCGCGATCAATGACCGACGAATCGTCCGGTGCCGAACTGCTCAGACGGGCGTTCCTCACGGGCGTCGCCGTCGTCGTCCCAGCCGTCATCACGCTGGTGGTCCTCGCGATCGCGTTCAACGCGGTGTACGACTACCTCGACGCCTTCTCGTCGGCGGTCGTCGCCGTCTCGCCGGGCGTCGGACTACCGGTGGTCAGCGCGATATCCCGCGAGCTCGCGATCGAGATCACGACGCCGGTCGTGTTCGTGGTCGGTATCCTCCTCTTGGGCGCCGCGGTCGAGTCTTCGCGGTACGGCGAGCGCGCCGTCGACTACATCGACGAAGCCGTCGAGCGGCTGCCCGGCGTCGGCTCCGTCTACCAGGGGTTCCGGCAGATGAGCGACGCCATGCTGGACTCGGACGGCGAGAACTTCCGCGAGG
This window harbors:
- a CDS encoding DUF502 domain-containing protein, with amino-acid sequence MTDESSGAELLRRAFLTGVAVVVPAVITLVVLAIAFNAVYDYLDAFSSAVVAVSPGVGLPVVSAISRELAIEITTPVVFVVGILLLGAAVESSRYGERAVDYIDEAVERLPGVGSVYQGFRQMSDAMLDSDGENFREVVLVEFPTEGTYTLAFVTSETPDVIAEPANDEGDGMRTLFMPMAPNPVMGGHVVFVPDRRVVDVELTVDEGIRALVTSGVALEEVAADLDDVEPDDLRAGASERTIDAHVPTNERPDSTREQRNGTGSEGR